One Candidatus Dependentiae bacterium DNA window includes the following coding sequences:
- a CDS encoding site-2 protease family protein has product MFKDFIKNLVFICVALIGLTGVITIHELGHWSFCKLFGVHTPRFSIGFGPALLKKEISNTEFVLAAFPVGGYVSIAGVDTTTPKWLLPYSFISKPYWQKVLILLGGILFNILFGLSVLALRAMLKRFGIKAKEQQVTITEPLAKKGAQFIGPLGIISLISRAAQSGFSSYGLILAALSLNVAFFNLIPLPFFDGGQLLVYSIEAFTGKELESTTYDLISTLSLVAFLVFTLVISFKDVLRIFKKS; this is encoded by the coding sequence ATGTTTAAAGACTTTATAAAAAATTTGGTATTTATCTGTGTAGCGCTTATAGGCTTAACAGGCGTAATAACTATTCATGAGCTTGGTCACTGGAGCTTTTGTAAACTTTTTGGTGTGCATACACCACGCTTTTCTATTGGTTTTGGACCGGCTCTACTCAAAAAAGAGATCTCGAACACAGAGTTTGTACTTGCAGCATTTCCTGTTGGTGGTTATGTTTCAATTGCTGGAGTTGATACAACTACTCCTAAGTGGCTACTCCCGTATTCTTTTATCTCTAAGCCCTATTGGCAGAAAGTGTTAATACTACTTGGTGGCATACTTTTTAATATACTTTTTGGGCTGAGCGTATTAGCTTTACGGGCTATGCTAAAGCGGTTTGGTATAAAAGCAAAAGAGCAACAAGTTACTATCACTGAACCCTTAGCAAAAAAGGGCGCCCAATTTATTGGACCACTCGGCATTATTAGCCTTATAAGTAGGGCAGCTCAATCAGGCTTTTCTTCCTACGGCCTTATACTAGCAGCATTGAGCCTTAATGTAGCATTTTTTAATCTTATCCCGCTGCCCTTTTTTGATGGGGGCCAACTACTTGTTTATTCTATCGAGGCGTTTACTGGAAAAGAACTAGAAAGCACTACCTACGATCTTATAAGTACTCTTTCTTTAGTAGCGTTTCTTGTTTTTACTCTTGTTATAAGCTTCAAAGATGTGTTGAGAATTTTTAAAAAATCGTAA
- a CDS encoding AAA family ATPase produces the protein MVQKLLTIQIKLRSVLFIAGMSIGSFSTNVKAMDSVVASIKSQAEGLKKCGIDFIESALPNYVAPNQPVLAPSTMPLFPIPAVVTNTLGSLSNPLDSAVNIVMDRIDKSGVDLVGKVDVVGQNLANQIAIKTDTISKNLVTTVNKSMDALASKTLQQVSGISDATLHQLDVVSKGLVETVDVRLKSLMAQTTSELQKISRQLVQDVDNKTNATLDKTTQAIDTMQKKVIDDVNKKTTKVLQDIDAMRTDTLTQVDLKLNQTLKNGAVLVGGVIVTSIIAWYGLKFIHTQVDKHYGKPKLFSHTSKKNLYQRIKELVHKPIVELPVIISTPEKERLLNGVIESTKIINTKIKAGNPHLKYSNLLLWGPPGTGKTMFAQKLAKASGMEFRMMSGGDVSKLELGDALVSLDEVFSFARKSKQGLVLFVDEADSFLADRTKLKTDSPTRKLVDKFLSETGSSSNKFMLVFATNHEDVLDEAVKDRITESIKMELPTHAERAGILKLYRNKHLMDPEYNSAEFIISVTTCLNDDKIEQIASQLEGLSGRNLENVIYGFRNAADLTVLGTLTPEIIRSVVKRALVKHVQFSKKISNSESALLVQLNPAAEELLQTAVAA, from the coding sequence ATGGTTCAAAAATTACTCACTATACAAATTAAACTAAGATCCGTGCTTTTTATAGCAGGCATGAGTATAGGTAGCTTTTCTACTAATGTGAAAGCTATGGATTCAGTGGTAGCATCAATAAAATCACAAGCTGAAGGTCTAAAAAAATGTGGAATAGATTTTATAGAATCTGCTCTGCCAAACTATGTAGCTCCCAATCAGCCGGTGTTGGCACCTAGTACAATGCCTTTATTTCCTATTCCCGCTGTAGTAACAAATACGCTTGGATCATTATCAAATCCTCTAGATAGTGCCGTTAACATAGTAATGGATAGAATTGATAAAAGTGGTGTTGATCTTGTAGGTAAAGTTGATGTTGTTGGTCAAAATTTAGCTAATCAAATCGCCATCAAGACTGATACTATTAGTAAAAATCTTGTAACTACTGTTAATAAAAGTATGGATGCTTTAGCAAGTAAAACATTACAACAAGTGAGCGGTATTAGTGATGCTACATTACATCAACTAGACGTTGTTTCCAAAGGTTTAGTTGAAACAGTAGATGTAAGATTAAAGTCTTTAATGGCACAAACAACATCTGAACTACAAAAAATTTCTAGGCAACTTGTGCAAGATGTTGATAACAAAACAAATGCAACGCTTGATAAGACTACTCAAGCAATAGATACTATGCAGAAGAAGGTAATTGACGACGTTAACAAAAAAACTACTAAAGTATTACAAGATATAGACGCTATGCGCACTGACACATTAACTCAAGTAGATTTAAAGCTTAACCAAACACTTAAAAATGGTGCTGTGCTTGTTGGTGGTGTTATAGTAACAAGTATTATTGCTTGGTACGGGCTTAAATTTATTCATACACAAGTTGATAAACATTATGGTAAACCAAAATTATTTAGTCATACCTCTAAAAAGAATCTGTATCAAAGAATAAAAGAGCTGGTCCATAAGCCTATTGTAGAGCTTCCAGTTATTATTTCTACTCCTGAAAAAGAACGTTTACTTAATGGTGTAATTGAGTCTACTAAAATAATTAATACCAAAATTAAAGCGGGCAACCCCCACTTAAAATACAGTAATTTGTTGCTTTGGGGTCCCCCTGGCACGGGTAAAACTATGTTTGCTCAAAAGCTTGCTAAAGCTTCAGGAATGGAATTCAGAATGATGAGTGGTGGCGATGTGTCTAAACTTGAACTCGGGGATGCTCTTGTTTCTCTTGATGAAGTATTTAGCTTTGCACGTAAAAGCAAGCAAGGTCTAGTATTATTTGTAGATGAGGCAGACTCATTTTTAGCAGATCGTACCAAGCTAAAAACTGATAGTCCAACACGAAAACTTGTAGACAAATTTTTAAGTGAAACAGGATCGAGTAGCAATAAGTTTATGCTTGTATTTGCCACAAACCATGAAGATGTTCTAGATGAAGCAGTAAAAGATCGTATAACGGAATCGATTAAAATGGAATTACCTACCCATGCTGAACGAGCAGGAATACTTAAGTTATACCGCAATAAGCATTTAATGGATCCTGAATATAACTCAGCTGAGTTTATTATATCGGTTACTACTTGTTTAAACGATGATAAAATTGAACAAATAGCAAGCCAATTAGAAGGCCTTTCTGGGCGTAATCTGGAAAACGTTATTTATGGCTTTAGAAACGCGGCCGACTTAACTGTTTTAGGAACGTTAACGCCAGAAATTATTAGATCTGTAGTAAAACGTGCTCTTGTTAAACATGTACAATTTAGTAAAAAAATATCTAATTCAGAGTCCGCGCTACTCGTGCAATTAAACCCTGCAGCCGAAGAGCTACTTCAAACTGCTGTAGCTGCTTAA
- a CDS encoding AAA family ATPase, translating to MILNNLMSSKRSICAVVLCSFLMQNSLMAGLGGYLLHYAVVAGYYTGITAESAWEKSSKAVHEATVKSAQVRESLQKKAGQAAANVVKPVTDVLLDRVDVSADKIMQHMDKIQNEIGDHLNSSFNKMLPKIAVLTAAVGVTGISAFYASKFIWHQIDKHYAKPQLFTETSQKSLYQQLHDIVRKPIPAKSPVIIALPEKKKVLADIVTSTRMINTKIKARDPHAKYRNLLLWGPPGTGKSLFAQTLLRASGMDFRVMSGSDIVKMGKVSKSLQAIEEVFALAKKSKKGFILFIDKADSFLVQRDPFDKRKTDSNILVNKFLHELSQARSSLMLVLATDNKDILDNGLKDAIGQSVKMELPTHAERVGILRLYRDKILLDVKHNSTEFNLSVGSILTDDKIKQMASQLEGLSGKNLEDVIDGIRNEVNSSSSAGVVTSEIVRAVTKRSLIKHKDFKELEQVNKALPVSMPLNPAAAELLAN from the coding sequence GTGATACTTAACAATTTAATGAGTAGTAAGCGAAGTATATGTGCTGTAGTGCTTTGCTCTTTTTTAATGCAAAATTCTCTTATGGCTGGTCTAGGTGGCTATCTTTTACATTATGCAGTAGTTGCGGGCTACTACACAGGTATAACAGCAGAAAGCGCTTGGGAGAAATCATCAAAAGCAGTCCATGAAGCAACAGTAAAGAGTGCTCAAGTCCGTGAAAGCTTACAAAAAAAAGCTGGTCAAGCAGCGGCTAATGTAGTAAAACCTGTTACAGATGTTTTACTTGATAGAGTAGATGTGAGTGCAGATAAAATTATGCAGCATATGGATAAAATACAAAATGAGATTGGTGATCATTTAAATAGTTCATTTAATAAAATGTTGCCTAAAATTGCTGTTCTAACAGCAGCGGTTGGTGTTACGGGTATTAGTGCTTTTTATGCTTCTAAATTTATATGGCATCAAATTGACAAACATTACGCAAAACCACAATTGTTTACAGAAACTTCCCAAAAAAGTCTTTATCAGCAGTTACACGATATAGTAAGAAAACCTATACCAGCAAAATCTCCGGTAATAATAGCATTGCCAGAAAAAAAGAAAGTGCTTGCCGATATTGTTACATCAACCAGAATGATTAATACAAAAATAAAAGCCCGTGATCCTCATGCAAAATATAGAAATTTACTTCTTTGGGGCCCTCCGGGAACGGGTAAAAGTTTGTTTGCTCAAACACTTTTGCGAGCTTCAGGCATGGACTTTAGAGTTATGAGTGGTTCAGATATTGTTAAGATGGGTAAAGTCAGTAAATCTCTTCAAGCAATTGAAGAAGTATTTGCTTTAGCTAAAAAAAGCAAAAAGGGCTTTATTCTCTTTATAGATAAAGCAGATTCTTTTTTAGTGCAACGTGACCCTTTTGATAAAAGAAAGACAGACTCAAATATTTTAGTAAATAAATTTTTACATGAACTTTCTCAAGCACGTAGCAGTCTTATGCTTGTTCTTGCAACAGATAATAAAGATATTCTTGATAATGGCTTAAAAGATGCTATTGGTCAGTCTGTTAAAATGGAACTACCAACTCATGCTGAACGAGTAGGTATTTTGCGTCTTTATAGAGATAAAATTTTACTTGATGTTAAGCATAATTCAACTGAATTTAACTTATCAGTAGGCAGTATTTTAACTGATGATAAAATCAAACAAATGGCTAGCCAATTAGAAGGGCTATCAGGTAAAAACCTTGAAGATGTTATTGACGGTATTAGAAACGAAGTTAACTCTTCTTCTTCTGCAGGTGTAGTAACTTCTGAAATTGTCAGAGCAGTTACTAAGCGGTCTCTTATTAAGCATAAAGATTTTAAAGAGCTCGAACAGGTTAATAAAGCATTACCCGTATCTATGCCTTTAAATCCTGCTGCTGCAGAGTTACTTGCAAATTAA